From the genome of Miscanthus floridulus cultivar M001 chromosome 10, ASM1932011v1, whole genome shotgun sequence, one region includes:
- the LOC136489265 gene encoding glucan endo-1,3-beta-glucosidase 8-like, with translation MAPRPAAAVFVVGAVVALLLLLLPPPAAAAPVGVNWGTMMSHPIHPSAVVEMLRANGVDRVKLFDADPWTVAAHAGSGVQAMLAAPNDQLASLARDPLRARDWVRHNVTANINAGVDVRMAWQDELPWREYVFGSGTTSANAQCSCEMDAMFVLLLYCSFQTFRYVAVGNEPFLQSYNGSFINITFPALKNMQRALDEAGFGQRIKVVVPLNADIYSSPENKPVPSAGSFHKDINTLSFGANSGVSGAKGNWPANSTGETKKFRRPYKPKGN, from the exons ATGGCgccgcgccccgccgccgccgtcttcgTCGTCGGCGCCGTGGTggccctgctcctgctcctgctccctcctcccgcggcggcggcgcccgtgGGGGTGAACTGGGGCACGATGATGTCGCACCCCATCCACCCGTCCGCGGTGGTCGAGATGCTGCGCGCCAACGGGGTCGATCGGGTGAagctcttcgacgccgacccCTGGACGGTCGCCGCGCACGCCGGGTCGGGCGTCCAGGCCATGCTCGCCGCGCCCAACGACCAGCTCGCCTCCCTCGCCCGAGACCCGCTCCGCGCGCGCGACTGGGTCCGCCACAACGTCACGGCCAACATCAACGCTGGCGTCGACGTCAG AATGGCGTGGCAAGACGAGTTGCCTTGGCGCGAGTACGTGTTTGGTAGTGGTACTACGAGTGCCAATGCCCAATG TTCATGCGAAATGGATGCAATGTTTGTGCTGCTGCTGTACTGTTCATTTCAGACGTTCAG GTACGTGGCTGTTGGCAACGAACCTTTTCTGCAGAGCTATAATGGCAGCTTCATCAACATTACCTTTCCAGCACTCAAGAACATGCAGAGGGCTCTAGATGAGGCTGGCTTTGGCCAACGGATCAAGGTAGTTGTGCCACTGAATGCTGATATCTACAGCTCCCCTGAGAACAAACCAGTGCCATCTGCTGGGAGTTTCCACAAGGATATCAATACCCTGTCCTTTGGCGCCAACAGCGGCGTCTCTGGCGCCAAAGGCAATTGGCCTGCCAATAGCACAGGGGAAACGAAAAAGTTCAGACGCCCATACAAGCCCAAGGGCAACTGA
- the LOC136485303 gene encoding probable galacturonosyltransferase 4, whose protein sequence is MWAAGGGRESSAAAVLRVLLIATACGFVFALLHLPLPDGRARSAGPGGGERGAGGGGGVRLSAQQGRIPEARLSVVTEEIDVQTDEIAAEEDERISKSPPDTKEKIWMMQDQLLMAKAYLHFASPQGSVHLVRELRLRIKEIERAISHSSGGTHVPASVLQKMKAMELTLSKAQRTYPRCSQMTSKLRAMMHNSEELFRAHQSESSFLEQVAVRTLPKGHHCLAMQLTAEYFSLDPIKREFPKRDSIQLDGYYHYAIFSDNVLASAVVVNSTIAASKDPGRIILHIVTDALNYPAMMMWFLTNPPTPAAIQIKSLDDLKWLPGDFSSRFKMKGVRDPRYTSALNHLRFYLPEVFPSLSKVVLLDHDVVVQNELTGLWDLDMKGKIIGAVETCTSSEGYHRLDSLVDFSNPNIFSKLDPKACAFAFGMNIFDLNEWRKQGLTETYHKWFQLGKIQKLWKAGSLPLSQLIFYNKTLPLDHRWHVLGLGHDFSIGRNELESASVIHYSGKLKPWLEISIPKYRDYWNRYLNYDNPHLQQCNIHG, encoded by the exons ATGTGGGCGGCCGGCGGCGGGAGGGAGTCGTCCGCGGCCGCTGTGCTGCGGGTGCTGCTGATCGCGACCGCCTGCGGCTTCGTCTTCGCGCTCCTCCACCTCCCGCTCCCCGACGGCCGCGCCCGCTCCGCCGGCCCCGGCG GTGGGGAGCGCGGCGCTGGTGGGGGCGGTGGGGTCCGCCTGTCGGCGCAGCAG GGGAGGATTCCAGAAGCCAGGCTGAGTGTCGTCACCGAAGAG ATAGATGTGCAAACTGATGAAATTGCGGCGGAAGAAGATGAAAGGATATCTAAATCTCCCCCGGACACCAAAGAAAAGATATGGATGATGCAAGATCAGCTACTCATGGCGAAGGCATACTTGCATTTTGCTTCTCCCCAAGGTAGTGTACATTTAGTTCGAGAGCTGAGATTGAGGATAAAAGAGATTGAAAGGGCAATAAGCCACTCAAGTGGAGGTACCCATGTACCTGCGAG TGTGTTGCAAAAAATGAAGGCGATGGAGCTGACCCTTTCCAAGGCTCAGAGGACCTACCCACGTTGCTCTCAGATGACATCAAAGCTACGTGCAATGATGCATAACAGTGAAGAATTGTTCAGAGCACACCAAAGTGAATCTTCATTCCTCGAGCAGGTTGCTGTGAGGACATTACCCAAAGGCCATCACTGCCTAGCAATGCAACTCACCGCAGAATACTTTTCGTTAGATCCCATTAAACGTGAATTCCCTAAAAGAGACAGCATTCAGTTGGATGGTTATTATCATTATGCAATATTCTCAGACAATGTCCTTGCAAGCGCTGTGGTTGTCAACTCTACAATTGCAGCATCAAAG GATCCTGGAAGGATAATATTACATATTGTAACTGATGCATTGAACTATCCTGCAATGATGATGTGGTTTCTGACAAACCCACCAACTCCAGCAGCAATCCAAATCAAAAGCCTAGATGATTTGAAATGGTTGCCTGGTGATTTCAGTTCCAGATTCAAGATGAAGGGTGTCCGAGATCCAAGATACACTTctgcacttaaccacttgcgtttTTATTTGCCAGAAGTGTTTCCCTCTTTGAGCAAGGTTGTACTCTTGGACCATGATGTGGTAGTCCAGAATGAGTTAACTGGATTATGGGATCTAGATATGAAGGGTAAAATAATTGGTGCTGTTGAGACATGCACTTCGAGTGAAGGTTACCATCGATTGGATAGCCTGGTTGACTTTTCTAATCCAAACATCTTCAGCAAACTTGATCCAAAGGCTTGTGCATTTGCATTTGGGATGAACATATTTGACCTGAATGAATGGCGCAAACAGGGTTTGACTGAAACTTATCATAAATGGTTTCAACTG GGCAAAATTCAGAAGTTATGGAAGGCAGGAAGCTTGCCACTGAGTCAGCTCATCTTCTACAACAAAACACTGCCTCTGGATCACCGATGGCATGTTCTagggcttggccatgacttcagCATTGGAAGAAATGAACTTGAGAGTGCCTCTGTCATCCACTACAGTGGGAAACTAAAACCCTGGCTGGAGATTTCTATCCCAAAGTACAGAGACTACTGGAACAGGTACCTCAACTATGATAACCCACACTTGCAGCAGTGCAACATTCACGGATAG